The Nitrospira tepida genome includes a window with the following:
- the rpmC gene encoding 50S ribosomal protein L29, giving the protein MDAKDVRGLTDEELREKERQLQQELFNYRFQMATGRLENPMLVRKTRRDLARVKGIRREAALAKKTL; this is encoded by the coding sequence ATGGACGCCAAGGATGTGCGCGGTCTGACGGACGAAGAACTGCGCGAGAAAGAACGCCAGTTGCAGCAGGAGCTGTTCAACTATCGGTTCCAAATGGCCACGGGTCGGCTGGAGAATCCCATGCTGGTCCGGAAGACCAGAAGAGACTTGGCGCGGGTCAAGGGTATTCGCCGCGAAGCGGCCTTGGCCAAGAAGACACTGTAG